A stretch of Aedes aegypti strain LVP_AGWG chromosome 2, AaegL5.0 Primary Assembly, whole genome shotgun sequence DNA encodes these proteins:
- the LOC5566290 gene encoding uncharacterized protein LOC5566290 isoform X2 — MTNQHEGGLLSGIQAVRLFWSVHDQRRRSSQLTQLARSQNPSSEGSNCSESADSDDIEEFNERRFCRICRLSDEELIENVCDCKGTMAQIHERCLRMWTIYKRSQTCEICHSKFRWTFERKLSNWAIVANFFRRKYFWVLLRDFLNLLVLFGISALQNARLVTMIQEDQPSLVLPLALIGASVYDLYFSRWVMSRTLRAYNMVREYWILAHDDEFLGYFNEEYAVFGETHSEIENMLLAEYDAPD; from the exons ATGACCAATCAACATGAGGGTGGACTACTTTCTGGCATACAAGCCGTACGTCTGTTTTGGTCCGTCCATGACCAAAGACGCCGATCCAGTCAACTGACGCAACTGGCG CGCAGCCAAAACCCGTCCTCGGAGGGCAGTAACTGTTCGGAAAGCGCCGATAGCGATGACATCGAGGAGTTCAACGAGCGTAGATTCTGTCGGATCTGCCGTCTGAGCGACGAAGAGCTCATCGAGAACGTGTGCGACTGCAAGGGAACGATGGCCCAAATCCACGAACGCTGCCTCCGGATGTGGACCATCTACAAGCGCAGCCAGACGTGCGAGATTTGCCATTCCAAGTTCCGGTGGACGTTCGAGCGAAAGCT GAGCAATTGGGCGATCGTTGCGAACTTCTTCCGGAGGAAGTACTTTTGGGTGCTGTTGAGAGATTTCCTGAATCTTTTGGTCCTGTTCGGAATATCAGCGCTGCAGAATGCAAGGCTTGTCACCATGATTCAAGAAGATCAGCCAAGTTTGGTTCTTCCGCTGGCGTTGATAGGTGCATCGGTTTACGACTTGTACTTCAGCCGATGGGTCATGAGTAGAACGCTTCGGGCTTATAACATGGTTCGAGAATATTGGATCCTGGCCCATGATGATGAATTCTTGGGATATTTCAACGAGGAGTATGCCGTTTTCGGGGAAACTCatagcgaaattgaaaacatGCTTCTGGCAGAATACGATGCTCCGGATTGA
- the LOC5566290 gene encoding uncharacterized protein LOC5566290 isoform X1: protein MTNQHEGGLLSGIQAVRLFWSVHDQRRRSSQLTQLARSQNPSSEGSNCSESADSDDIEEFNERRFCRICRLSDEELIENVCDCKGTMAQIHERCLRMWTIYKRSQTCEICHSKFRWTFERKLLVKLSNWAIVANFFRRKYFWVLLRDFLNLLVLFGISALQNARLVTMIQEDQPSLVLPLALIGASVYDLYFSRWVMSRTLRAYNMVREYWILAHDDEFLGYFNEEYAVFGETHSEIENMLLAEYDAPD from the exons ATGACCAATCAACATGAGGGTGGACTACTTTCTGGCATACAAGCCGTACGTCTGTTTTGGTCCGTCCATGACCAAAGACGCCGATCCAGTCAACTGACGCAACTGGCG CGCAGCCAAAACCCGTCCTCGGAGGGCAGTAACTGTTCGGAAAGCGCCGATAGCGATGACATCGAGGAGTTCAACGAGCGTAGATTCTGTCGGATCTGCCGTCTGAGCGACGAAGAGCTCATCGAGAACGTGTGCGACTGCAAGGGAACGATGGCCCAAATCCACGAACGCTGCCTCCGGATGTGGACCATCTACAAGCGCAGCCAGACGTGCGAGATTTGCCATTCCAAGTTCCGGTGGACGTTCGAGCGAAAGCTGTTGGTTAAGCT GAGCAATTGGGCGATCGTTGCGAACTTCTTCCGGAGGAAGTACTTTTGGGTGCTGTTGAGAGATTTCCTGAATCTTTTGGTCCTGTTCGGAATATCAGCGCTGCAGAATGCAAGGCTTGTCACCATGATTCAAGAAGATCAGCCAAGTTTGGTTCTTCCGCTGGCGTTGATAGGTGCATCGGTTTACGACTTGTACTTCAGCCGATGGGTCATGAGTAGAACGCTTCGGGCTTATAACATGGTTCGAGAATATTGGATCCTGGCCCATGATGATGAATTCTTGGGATATTTCAACGAGGAGTATGCCGTTTTCGGGGAAACTCatagcgaaattgaaaacatGCTTCTGGCAGAATACGATGCTCCGGATTGA